Proteins encoded together in one Paramagnetospirillum magnetotacticum MS-1 window:
- a CDS encoding bifunctional [glutamine synthetase] adenylyltransferase/[glutamine synthetase]-adenylyl-L-tyrosine phosphorylase: protein MSFTLDPRFFPGVADPSRVQVGLARWAEAADALDDSDLAAFMRSLPERDGLGDLLRGIFANSPFLTLCLEKEPAFLRQMLEVGPDAAFQKLMDDLKADLDGETDFNRLMLELRNAKRRCSLLAALADLGGAWPLEKVTGALATMAEVACHLGLSFLLRREAERGNLSLAHPEAPEKGSGIIVLGMGKLGARELNYSSDIDLIVFYDHEKLVYTGKRSVQECVIALTKDLVRILDERGADGYVFRTDLRLRPDPGSTPPAVALVAAEAYYEGFGQNWERAAMIKARLVAGDEETGAAFIRFLRPFIWRKSLDFAAIQDIHSIKRQINAHKGGRSIAVAGHNVKLGRGGIREIEFFVQTQQLIWGGRQPEMRVSGTLAALGALAAAGHITQAVVHDLEAAYRYLRTLEHRLQMVDDKQTQTLPTNPVLLAEIAAFMGAADLDSFSAELTAHLQKVEHHYAGLFEDAPPLGAGGNLVFTGGENDPETVHTITEMGFANAEAVCSTIRGWHHGRVRATRSTRARELLTELTPALLTALGTTTSPDDAFMRFDEFLTRLPAGVPLFSLFYANPSLLELVAEIMGDAPLLAEHLARHTTSLDSVLQANFFEPLPPQDVLEAELAKVLSEADDFQLVLDMTRRWANDRKFQVGVLTLRNVVEAGEAAAALSDVAGAILRQLGPRVEEEFARAHGHVPGGTWVILAMGKAGGREMSATSDLDLILVYDCPADVEESDGPRPLAPPVWFSRLTQRMVNALTAKTGEGTLYEVDMRLRPSGNSGPIASSLEAFRRYQEEAAWTWEHMALTRARVVAGDPDLATKVNAVIRQTLTRPRDLPKLLLDVAEMRERMAKEHKAASIWEVKHLRGGLVDIEFTAQYLQLAHGSAHPEMLDTNTASALERAAIAGVLDHSDCATLTEALRLWSAVQTVLRQTIAGAFDEASAPKGLKDVLVRAAGLTDFKSLVDRMEDCASGAHQVFSRLVDQPAAALKEQETA, encoded by the coding sequence GTGAGTTTCACTCTCGATCCACGTTTCTTCCCCGGTGTTGCCGATCCATCCCGCGTCCAGGTCGGACTGGCGCGCTGGGCCGAGGCCGCCGATGCCCTGGATGATTCCGATCTGGCGGCCTTCATGCGCAGCCTGCCGGAGCGCGACGGCCTGGGCGATCTGCTGCGCGGAATCTTCGCCAATTCGCCCTTTCTCACCCTTTGCCTGGAAAAGGAACCCGCCTTCCTGCGCCAAATGCTGGAGGTCGGCCCCGATGCCGCCTTCCAGAAGCTGATGGATGACCTCAAGGCGGATCTTGACGGCGAGACCGATTTCAACCGCCTGATGCTGGAACTGCGCAATGCCAAGCGCCGATGCTCCCTGCTGGCCGCCCTGGCCGATCTGGGGGGAGCCTGGCCGCTGGAAAAGGTTACCGGCGCCCTGGCCACCATGGCGGAGGTCGCCTGCCATCTGGGCCTTTCCTTCCTGCTGCGGCGCGAGGCGGAACGCGGCAACCTTAGCCTGGCCCATCCCGAGGCCCCGGAAAAAGGCTCCGGCATCATCGTGCTGGGCATGGGCAAGCTGGGCGCGCGCGAACTGAACTATTCCAGCGATATCGACCTGATCGTCTTCTACGACCACGAAAAGCTGGTCTATACCGGCAAGCGCTCGGTCCAGGAATGCGTCATCGCGCTGACCAAGGATCTGGTCCGCATCCTCGATGAGCGCGGTGCCGACGGCTATGTCTTCCGCACCGATCTTAGGCTGCGCCCCGATCCCGGCTCGACGCCGCCCGCCGTGGCCCTGGTGGCGGCGGAGGCCTATTACGAGGGCTTCGGCCAGAACTGGGAACGCGCGGCCATGATCAAGGCCCGGCTGGTGGCGGGCGACGAGGAGACGGGGGCGGCCTTCATCCGCTTCCTGCGCCCCTTCATCTGGCGAAAATCCCTGGATTTCGCCGCCATTCAAGATATCCATTCCATCAAGCGCCAGATCAACGCCCATAAGGGCGGGCGCTCCATCGCCGTGGCCGGACACAATGTCAAGCTGGGCCGGGGCGGCATCCGCGAGATCGAGTTCTTCGTCCAGACCCAGCAGCTGATCTGGGGCGGCCGCCAGCCGGAGATGAGGGTCTCTGGCACCCTGGCGGCACTCGGCGCCCTAGCCGCCGCGGGTCACATCACTCAGGCGGTTGTGCACGACCTGGAGGCCGCATACCGCTATCTCCGTACGCTGGAACACCGGCTTCAGATGGTGGACGACAAGCAGACCCAGACCCTGCCCACCAATCCGGTCCTTCTGGCCGAAATCGCCGCCTTCATGGGAGCGGCGGATCTGGACAGCTTTTCCGCCGAACTGACCGCCCATCTGCAAAAGGTCGAGCACCACTATGCCGGTTTGTTCGAGGACGCGCCGCCGCTGGGAGCAGGCGGCAATCTGGTCTTCACCGGCGGAGAGAACGACCCCGAGACGGTCCACACCATCACCGAAATGGGCTTTGCCAATGCCGAGGCGGTGTGCTCCACCATTCGCGGTTGGCACCATGGGCGGGTAAGGGCCACCCGCTCGACTCGGGCGCGCGAACTGCTGACCGAGTTGACCCCCGCCCTGCTCACGGCCCTGGGCACCACCACGTCCCCCGACGACGCCTTCATGCGCTTCGACGAGTTCCTCACCCGCCTGCCCGCCGGGGTGCCGTTGTTCTCGCTGTTCTACGCCAATCCCTCCCTGCTGGAACTGGTAGCCGAGATCATGGGCGACGCGCCTTTGCTGGCCGAGCATCTGGCGCGTCACACCACCAGCCTGGATTCAGTGCTTCAGGCCAATTTCTTCGAACCCCTGCCGCCCCAGGACGTGCTGGAAGCGGAACTGGCCAAGGTCTTGTCCGAGGCCGACGACTTCCAACTGGTCCTCGACATGACGAGGCGCTGGGCCAATGACCGCAAGTTCCAGGTGGGCGTGCTGACGCTCAGGAATGTCGTCGAGGCGGGCGAGGCCGCGGCCGCGTTGTCCGACGTGGCAGGAGCCATCCTCCGTCAGCTTGGACCCAGGGTCGAAGAAGAATTCGCCCGCGCCCACGGCCATGTGCCAGGCGGCACCTGGGTGATCCTGGCCATGGGCAAGGCGGGGGGGCGCGAGATGTCGGCCACCTCGGATCTGGATCTCATCTTGGTCTATGACTGTCCCGCCGATGTCGAGGAGTCCGACGGCCCCCGCCCCTTGGCCCCGCCCGTCTGGTTCTCGCGCCTGACCCAGCGCATGGTCAACGCCCTGACCGCCAAGACCGGCGAGGGCACGCTGTATGAAGTGGATATGCGCCTGCGGCCTTCTGGCAATTCCGGCCCCATCGCGTCCAGCCTGGAGGCCTTTCGCCGCTATCAGGAAGAGGCCGCCTGGACCTGGGAGCATATGGCGCTGACCCGCGCCCGCGTGGTGGCCGGGGACCCGGATCTGGCGACCAAGGTCAATGCCGTCATCAGGCAGACTCTGACCAGGCCCCGCGATCTGCCTAAGCTGCTGCTCGACGTGGCCGAGATGCGCGAACGCATGGCCAAGGAACACAAGGCCGCCAGCATCTGGGAGGTCAAGCATCTGCGGGGCGGATTGGTGGATATCGAGTTCACCGCCCAATATCTGCAACTGGCCCATGGCTCTGCTCATCCCGAGATGCTCGACACCAACACGGCCAGCGCGCTGGAACGCGCGGCAATCGCCGGAGTGCTTGACCACTCCGACTGCGCCACATTGACCGAGGCCCTGCGGCTGTGGTCGGCGGTGCAGACCGTGCTGCGCCAGACCATCGCCGGGGCCTTCGACGAGGCCAGCGCGCCCAAGGGCCTAAAGGATGTCCTGGTCCGCGCCGCCGGTTTGACCGATTTCAAGAGTCTGGTCGACCGCATGGAAGATTGCGCCTCGGGCGCTCATCAGGTCTTCTCGCGCCTCGTCGATCAACCCGCCGCCGCCCTCAAGGAACAGGAGACCGCATAA
- a CDS encoding ferritin-like domain-containing protein, translating to MAQGQGHRPCGRGPEGSQGTVITLSQAACAVLNAADPAEKCRLTRDYAADWREGRIAEVGDTLPPDRPARPERPLLLPPKEMPRRSYGGDRGRIGLIHALAHIELNAIDLGWDIVARFAHETLPRDFASDWVQVALDEVEHFEMLERLLASLGAGYGDLPAHDGLWQAAEKTADDILARLVVVPMTLEARGCDTTPATMEKLARNGDNLTPPALDIIYHDEIRHVAAGVRWFTHVAKKRGLDPKTAYQERMRERYPAGLKPPFNHQARAEAAFPRDWYEEMARA from the coding sequence ATGGCGCAAGGTCAAGGTCACCGGCCATGTGGACGCGGTCCTGAAGGCAGCCAAGGAACTGTGATCACCCTGTCCCAAGCCGCCTGCGCCGTCCTGAACGCCGCAGACCCGGCCGAGAAATGCCGCCTGACCCGCGACTATGCCGCCGACTGGCGGGAAGGCCGGATTGCCGAGGTGGGCGATACCTTACCCCCCGACCGCCCGGCCCGGCCGGAGCGGCCGCTTCTCCTGCCGCCCAAGGAGATGCCGCGCCGGTCCTATGGCGGCGACAGAGGGCGCATCGGCCTGATCCATGCGCTGGCCCATATCGAACTCAACGCCATCGATCTGGGCTGGGACATCGTGGCGCGTTTCGCCCATGAGACCCTTCCCCGCGACTTCGCGTCCGACTGGGTGCAGGTGGCGCTGGACGAGGTGGAGCATTTCGAGATGCTGGAACGCCTGCTTGCCAGCCTGGGAGCCGGTTACGGCGATCTTCCCGCCCATGACGGGCTGTGGCAGGCGGCGGAAAAGACCGCCGACGACATCCTGGCCCGGCTGGTGGTGGTGCCCATGACCCTGGAGGCGCGCGGCTGCGACACAACGCCCGCCACCATGGAAAAGCTGGCCCGCAACGGCGACAACCTGACACCGCCCGCGCTCGACATCATCTACCACGACGAAATCCGCCATGTGGCGGCGGGGGTGCGCTGGTTCACCCATGTGGCGAAGAAGCGCGGCCTCGACCCCAAGACCGCCTATCAAGAGCGGATGCGGGAACGCTACCCCGCCGGACTGAAGCCCCCCTTCAACCACCAGGCCCGCGCCGAAGCGGCTTTCCCCCGCGACTGGTACGAGGAGATGGCCAGGGCATAG
- a CDS encoding peroxiredoxin: MTTALGTSAPDFIMECDDGKAALADYKGKVLVLYFYPKDDTSGCTSEAKAFRDAMPEYQAAGVEILGVSKDSVASHAKFRTKHSLPFRLGSDPEGTVCEAYGVWKKKSMYGREYMGIERSTFLIDQNGVLRAEWRKVKVTGHVDAVLKAAKEL; the protein is encoded by the coding sequence ATGACCACCGCCCTCGGCACATCCGCCCCCGACTTCATCATGGAATGCGACGACGGCAAGGCCGCCCTGGCCGATTACAAGGGCAAGGTCCTGGTGCTGTATTTTTATCCCAAGGACGACACGTCGGGCTGTACCTCCGAGGCCAAGGCCTTCCGCGACGCTATGCCCGAATATCAGGCGGCGGGCGTGGAGATCCTGGGCGTATCCAAGGATAGCGTCGCCAGCCACGCCAAATTCCGCACCAAGCATTCCTTGCCCTTCCGCCTGGGCTCCGACCCCGAGGGCACGGTGTGCGAGGCCTATGGCGTGTGGAAGAAGAAAAGCATGTATGGCCGTGAATATATGGGCATCGAACGCTCCACCTTCCTCATCGACCAGAATGGCGTGCTGCGCGCCGAATGGCGCAAGGTCAAGGTCACCGGCCATGTGGACGCGGTCCTGAAGGCAGCCAAGGAACTGTGA